One region of Corynebacterium capitovis DSM 44611 genomic DNA includes:
- a CDS encoding cell wall-binding repeat 2 family protein has translation MTTRRVISAVIIAAGVSTLAGCGGGSSTSSSSVADSPLDTHGQEVLADADGTGVEVSQRLYSASSAVVIAGEGVEDQLHAAAIATKLGVPMLTRLPGTDAAVDAEVTRLGAQRVITVPGDDKELADTPTPQSQGTSALDTVVALQPSHPQNRQLPPFLATEQTSLPAVATARAAGANVLVSPAPDPRATSETMRTVTAQDTIALGRQWGTSGHYADRASLAKNGELPGGGGLVFPGRRMVALYGHPSGPALGVMGEQGPAEAAQLAQQYAASYQALTPDPVIPAFEIIVTVASGSPGPDGNFSNESDPAEIVPYVDAITQAGGYAVLDLQPGQGNFLEQTKLYADLLARPNVGLALDAEWKLNPGEQPLSRVGSATSAEINEVADWLAQFTRERNLPQKAFVLHQFQVAMFPDRENIRTDHPELAYVLHADGHGSAGQKFETWNVLRQDLDPGFFLAWKNFIDEDMPMFTPEQTFADVAPQPWFVSYQ, from the coding sequence GTGACCACCCGACGCGTAATCAGTGCCGTGATCATCGCCGCCGGGGTTAGTACACTGGCGGGGTGCGGTGGCGGGTCGTCGACAAGCTCGAGCTCCGTCGCCGACAGCCCGCTTGACACCCACGGCCAAGAAGTTCTCGCCGACGCTGACGGAACGGGTGTGGAGGTATCGCAGCGCCTGTACTCCGCCTCGTCAGCGGTGGTTATCGCGGGCGAGGGGGTTGAGGATCAGCTCCACGCTGCCGCCATCGCTACCAAACTCGGTGTCCCTATGCTCACCCGGCTGCCCGGCACGGACGCTGCGGTTGATGCTGAGGTGACCCGGCTCGGAGCGCAGCGCGTCATCACCGTCCCTGGTGACGACAAGGAACTGGCAGACACACCGACACCCCAGTCACAGGGGACGTCCGCGCTGGATACCGTCGTGGCTCTCCAGCCTTCTCACCCCCAAAACCGCCAACTTCCTCCGTTTTTGGCCACGGAGCAGACGTCCCTTCCTGCGGTAGCGACCGCGCGCGCCGCCGGCGCGAACGTCCTCGTTTCCCCCGCCCCCGACCCGCGGGCGACGAGTGAGACCATGCGGACGGTGACGGCGCAGGACACCATCGCGCTGGGGCGGCAGTGGGGAACAAGCGGACACTATGCGGACCGCGCCAGCCTCGCGAAAAACGGGGAGCTGCCCGGTGGCGGCGGGCTTGTCTTTCCAGGGCGCCGCATGGTGGCACTCTACGGCCACCCCTCGGGCCCCGCACTGGGCGTGATGGGGGAGCAGGGCCCAGCTGAAGCGGCCCAGTTGGCGCAGCAGTACGCCGCGTCCTACCAGGCTCTCACCCCCGACCCGGTGATACCGGCGTTTGAGATCATCGTCACCGTCGCCTCGGGCAGCCCGGGCCCGGACGGGAACTTCTCCAATGAGTCCGACCCCGCCGAGATCGTGCCCTACGTGGATGCGATCACTCAGGCGGGTGGCTACGCGGTGTTGGACCTTCAGCCGGGCCAGGGCAACTTCCTGGAGCAAACGAAGCTGTATGCGGATCTGCTGGCTCGCCCGAACGTGGGTCTGGCCCTGGACGCGGAATGGAAGCTGAACCCGGGCGAGCAACCGTTGAGCCGGGTGGGTTCCGCGACCTCGGCGGAAATCAACGAGGTCGCGGACTGGTTGGCCCAGTTCACCCGCGAACGCAATTTGCCCCAGAAGGCGTTCGTGCTTCACCAGTTCCAGGTGGCGATGTTCCCTGACCGGGAAAACATCCGCACCGATCACCCCGAGCTCGCATACGTGTTGCACGCCGACGGGCACGGTTCGGCCGGCCAGAAATTCGAGACCTGGAACGTGCTGCGCCAGGACCTCGACCCCGGGTTCTTCCTCGCATGGAAGAACTTCATCGACGAAGACATGCCGATGTTCACCCCGGAGCAGACCTTCGCTGACGTGGCTCCACAGCCTTGGTTTGTCAGCTACCAGTAG
- a CDS encoding 3-isopropylmalate dehydrogenase — MKIAVIAGDGIGMEVMAEGLKVLRAVRSDVDTTDYDLGARRYLRNGELLTQADLDSLRDHDAILLGAIGDPTRVPAGVLERGLLLPLRFKLDHFVNLRPSRLYPSAVSPLATPGEIDFVVVREGTESLYAGNGGTLREGTQHEVACEVSQNTRFGVERLVRHAFDTAMARRKKLTLVHKTNVLVNAGGLWQRTVDEASVEYPEVEVDYTHIDAATIYMVTDPQRYDVIVTDNLFGDILTDLAGAVTGGVGQACSGNIDASRANPSMFEPVHGSAPDIAGRGVADPVAMILSVAMMLRWLGDEDNAVRIERAVEEEVASRAGGAVRTSEVGDRIVAAVK, encoded by the coding sequence ATGAAGATAGCGGTGATCGCCGGCGACGGTATCGGAATGGAAGTGATGGCGGAGGGGCTCAAAGTTCTTCGCGCGGTGCGCTCCGACGTGGATACGACCGATTACGACCTCGGCGCCCGCCGCTACCTCCGCAACGGAGAACTTCTCACGCAAGCGGACTTGGACAGCCTCCGGGACCATGACGCAATCCTGCTCGGAGCAATTGGTGATCCCACGCGCGTGCCAGCGGGCGTTCTAGAGAGGGGTCTGTTACTCCCGCTGCGCTTTAAGCTCGACCACTTTGTCAACCTTCGCCCCTCGCGTCTCTACCCCTCGGCGGTGAGCCCGCTTGCCACGCCCGGGGAGATTGACTTCGTTGTGGTCCGCGAAGGCACGGAGAGTCTCTACGCCGGCAACGGCGGCACCCTGCGCGAGGGGACCCAGCACGAGGTTGCGTGCGAGGTGTCGCAAAATACCCGCTTCGGGGTGGAGCGCCTGGTCCGCCACGCTTTTGACACCGCCATGGCGCGGAGGAAAAAACTCACCTTGGTGCATAAGACCAACGTTTTGGTCAACGCTGGCGGTTTGTGGCAGCGCACGGTCGACGAGGCGTCCGTCGAGTACCCGGAGGTGGAGGTTGACTACACCCACATCGACGCTGCGACGATTTACATGGTGACCGATCCACAACGCTACGATGTCATCGTGACCGACAACCTGTTCGGGGACATTCTGACCGATCTAGCGGGGGCCGTGACCGGCGGGGTGGGACAGGCGTGCTCTGGCAACATTGACGCCTCACGTGCCAACCCGTCGATGTTTGAGCCAGTGCACGGTTCAGCCCCGGACATCGCAGGGCGCGGCGTGGCGGACCCGGTTGCGATGATCTTGTCCGTCGCCATGATGTTGAGGTGGCTCGGGGATGAAGATAACGCCGTGCGCATCGAGCGCGCAGTGGAGGAAGAAGTTGCGTCTCGGGCAGGCGGCGCGGTGCGAACCTCCGAGGTGGGTGACAGGATCGTCGCAGCTGTGAAGTAA
- the serA gene encoding phosphoglycerate dehydrogenase: MTKPVVLIADKLAPSTVDALGDSVTVRWVDGPNRAELLAAVPEADALLVRSATTVDREVIEAAPKLKIVGRAGVGLDNVDVAAATERGVMVANAPTSNIHSACEHAIALLLSTARQIPAADASLREGGWKRSSFKGVEVFGKTIGIVGFGHIGQLFAQRLAAFDTTIIAYDPYANPARAAQLGVELVELDELMGRSDFVTIHLPKTKETAGMFNAGLLAKAKKGQIIINAARGGLVDEQALADAIASGHIRGAGFDVYDTEPCTDSPLFGLKEVVVTPHLGASTEEAQDRAGTDVADSVLKALAGEFVADAVNVTGGRVGEEVARWLELTRKLGLIAGKLLDDAPVSLKVTASGELSTEDIDILGLSAVRGLFSGIISEPVTFVNAPTIAESRGLEHTVAKRSEARTHRSSVEVQVAAASGEVSSVTGALTGLEGVEKIVRINGRGLDLRAEGRNLFLRYHDAPGALGKVGSELGAAGINIEAAALTQATKGDGAVLILRVESEVPAELEAAIARSIDASSVQIDLR, from the coding sequence GTGACTAAACCCGTCGTGCTCATCGCAGACAAGCTCGCTCCTTCAACAGTCGACGCCCTCGGAGACTCGGTCACCGTCCGCTGGGTGGATGGACCAAACCGCGCCGAGCTGCTTGCCGCGGTGCCGGAGGCCGATGCCTTGCTCGTGCGCTCCGCAACGACCGTGGACCGAGAGGTGATCGAGGCGGCCCCGAAGCTCAAAATCGTCGGCCGTGCCGGCGTCGGTTTGGACAACGTAGACGTGGCCGCCGCGACCGAGCGCGGTGTCATGGTGGCCAACGCCCCGACGTCGAATATCCATTCCGCGTGCGAGCACGCCATTGCGTTGCTCCTGTCTACCGCCCGGCAGATCCCGGCGGCGGACGCGTCCCTGCGCGAGGGAGGGTGGAAGCGCTCCTCGTTCAAAGGCGTTGAGGTCTTTGGCAAAACGATCGGCATCGTGGGTTTCGGCCATATCGGGCAGTTGTTCGCGCAGCGCCTCGCGGCTTTCGACACCACCATCATTGCCTACGATCCTTACGCGAACCCCGCCCGAGCCGCGCAGCTGGGCGTGGAGCTGGTGGAGCTCGACGAGCTGATGGGCCGCTCCGACTTCGTCACAATTCACTTGCCCAAGACCAAGGAAACGGCCGGCATGTTCAACGCCGGCTTGCTGGCGAAGGCAAAGAAGGGGCAAATCATTATCAATGCCGCCCGCGGGGGCCTCGTCGATGAGCAGGCGCTTGCCGACGCCATTGCGTCCGGCCACATCCGCGGCGCCGGTTTCGACGTCTACGACACGGAGCCGTGCACCGACTCCCCCCTGTTCGGCCTCAAGGAGGTCGTGGTTACTCCGCACCTCGGCGCGTCCACGGAAGAAGCCCAAGACAGGGCCGGAACCGACGTCGCCGATTCGGTTCTCAAGGCGCTTGCCGGGGAGTTCGTCGCTGACGCGGTGAACGTCACCGGTGGACGCGTGGGCGAGGAGGTCGCCCGCTGGCTGGAGCTGACCCGCAAGCTGGGTCTCATCGCGGGCAAGTTGCTTGACGACGCCCCCGTCTCCCTCAAGGTCACCGCTAGCGGGGAGCTGTCTACCGAAGACATTGACATCCTCGGCCTGTCGGCGGTGCGTGGTTTGTTCTCCGGCATCATCTCGGAGCCTGTGACCTTTGTCAACGCCCCCACGATCGCGGAATCGCGCGGCCTAGAGCACACGGTGGCGAAGCGTAGCGAAGCGCGGACCCACCGCAGCTCGGTTGAGGTGCAGGTGGCGGCCGCGTCGGGGGAGGTCTCCTCGGTCACTGGCGCCCTCACCGGGCTGGAAGGCGTGGAGAAGATCGTTCGCATCAACGGCCGCGGGCTGGATCTGCGTGCCGAAGGGCGCAACCTCTTCCTCCGCTACCACGACGCGCCGGGTGCGCTGGGCAAGGTGGGCAGTGAATTGGGCGCCGCGGGTATCAACATTGAGGCCGCGGCCTTGACTCAGGCGACCAAAGGTGACGGGGCAGTCCTCATCCTGCGCGTCGAGAGCGAGGTCCCGGCGGAGCTGGAGGCGGCTATTGCCCGCTCCATCGACGCGTCCTCGGTGCAGATCGACCTCCGCTAG
- a CDS encoding DUF262 domain-containing protein, with protein sequence MGFTTASYSLSDLFARAERGELQLPDFQRDFVWDVDRIRTLVTSVLRGYPVGAFLALDTRNEPLRFQARPLHGAPDTGRSPGMLLLDGQQRLTSLYHAFGGDGLVPTLDFRGRPIERRFFVDVVAAASSTPMPVEAVFAVDRDGAVRSHFGPQLDGGIRTRNDMIVNGVVPLPYVLSEAGSDLVFDIVASSSQPTLIAAVKEFHTRVMRDISAYTIPVTRIPRETPLTGVGQIFAHANSAGVQLDVFELLTSVFAAQRPGFELATHYRQNVEDRLRRHPSLGGIGRVEFLRAMSLLVTSQSGPAMGHRGDILNLSVETYLAHVDELTGAFERAAEFLSERRIITVDQVPYSSQIVPLAAILVRVGEPEAGQPTDRLNRWFWSGVFGELYGAHAPTIRAGNDVDEVTPWVMGVTDSTPRTVEDARFAQSRLLTAGPESGVYRGIFSLIMGRGARDWRTCLPFDQDTLPKLDTTFGTVFPPGAFAGLGDNAEAAYGSVLNRTPMGIRTRVLIGDANPKRYIPRVQSKSIMEDDEFDEMLAGHLLDPALLLAGDGVGFLKSRLDALTGVIEYSMGRAADRDAGEGWLAAEEA encoded by the coding sequence ATGGGCTTCACCACCGCCAGCTACTCGCTTTCCGACCTGTTCGCCCGCGCCGAACGCGGTGAGCTCCAACTGCCGGATTTTCAGCGCGATTTCGTGTGGGACGTCGACCGCATCCGCACCCTCGTCACCTCTGTCCTCCGCGGCTACCCAGTGGGTGCCTTCCTTGCCCTCGACACCAGGAATGAACCCCTGCGTTTCCAGGCCCGCCCCCTCCACGGGGCACCCGACACTGGGCGCTCGCCGGGCATGTTGCTTCTCGACGGCCAACAGCGTCTCACCTCCCTCTACCACGCCTTCGGCGGCGACGGTCTAGTACCCACTCTTGACTTCCGAGGAAGGCCGATTGAACGCCGGTTCTTCGTGGATGTGGTGGCGGCGGCATCATCGACACCTATGCCCGTGGAGGCCGTTTTCGCCGTCGACCGCGACGGCGCAGTCCGATCGCACTTCGGACCGCAGCTCGACGGCGGGATCCGAACCCGCAACGACATGATTGTTAACGGCGTTGTCCCGCTTCCGTACGTGTTGTCGGAGGCGGGGTCGGACCTCGTCTTCGACATCGTCGCCTCGAGCTCTCAGCCGACGCTCATCGCGGCGGTTAAGGAGTTCCACACCCGGGTAATGAGGGATATCTCCGCGTACACGATTCCCGTCACACGCATTCCCCGGGAGACGCCGCTAACTGGAGTCGGGCAAATCTTCGCCCACGCAAATTCGGCGGGGGTGCAGCTTGACGTGTTCGAGCTTCTCACCTCAGTTTTTGCGGCGCAGCGGCCCGGATTCGAGCTCGCGACTCACTACCGCCAGAACGTGGAGGACCGCCTGCGGCGCCACCCGTCGCTGGGGGGCATCGGGAGGGTGGAGTTCCTTCGCGCCATGTCGCTGCTGGTCACTTCCCAGTCGGGTCCTGCTATGGGCCACCGAGGTGACATCCTCAACCTCAGCGTGGAGACCTACCTGGCGCACGTCGACGAGCTGACCGGGGCTTTTGAGCGCGCCGCGGAATTCCTCTCTGAACGCCGGATTATCACGGTGGATCAGGTCCCGTACTCGTCGCAAATTGTGCCTCTGGCCGCAATCCTCGTGCGAGTCGGAGAGCCAGAGGCGGGCCAGCCGACGGACCGCCTCAACCGGTGGTTCTGGAGCGGCGTGTTCGGCGAGCTTTACGGCGCCCACGCGCCCACGATCCGCGCCGGCAACGATGTCGACGAGGTAACTCCGTGGGTCATGGGGGTCACGGACTCCACCCCGCGCACCGTTGAGGATGCGCGCTTCGCGCAATCGCGGTTGCTCACCGCCGGGCCGGAATCGGGCGTGTACCGCGGGATTTTTTCGCTCATCATGGGGCGCGGGGCGCGAGACTGGCGGACGTGTCTGCCGTTCGACCAAGACACGCTACCCAAGCTCGACACGACCTTTGGCACCGTATTTCCCCCGGGGGCTTTCGCCGGGTTGGGTGATAACGCGGAGGCGGCCTACGGGTCCGTCTTAAACCGAACCCCGATGGGTATCCGCACCCGGGTGCTTATTGGCGACGCGAACCCCAAGCGCTACATCCCCCGGGTTCAGTCGAAATCGATCATGGAAGACGACGAGTTCGACGAGATGCTAGCGGGGCACCTCCTCGACCCGGCCCTGCTCCTTGCGGGGGACGGCGTGGGCTTCCTGAAAAGCCGCCTCGACGCTTTGACAGGGGTCATCGAATATTCCATGGGCAGAGCCGCCGACCGCGACGCGGGGGAGGGCTGGCTTGCCGCAGAGGAGGCGTAG
- a CDS encoding cation diffusion facilitator family transporter yields the protein MAHEHHGAHGSPVGAPVRALATALSVTAVVFVAEVVGGVLTGSMALVADAVHMLSDAAGLTIAVVAVVVGRRAATAAATYGYRRAEVLAALLNATAVLAISLWIVVEAVRRFGSGAEVAAGPMMIVAAVGLVANVISALVLQRQRAQSINVEGAFLHVMIDMLSSVAVLCAGVVIAVTGFQRADAIASFIIAAMILPRAWQLMRQALRVLLEQVPHGFNEEEVGPALQAIPGVQKVHDLHVWSLDGAGVLATAHLVVDDDVPAGPVLDSAQHALTLLGIRHSTIQIEAPEHGEHEDAENVC from the coding sequence ATGGCACACGAACATCACGGCGCACACGGCTCTCCCGTTGGCGCCCCCGTGCGCGCTCTCGCGACAGCCCTTTCGGTTACCGCCGTCGTCTTTGTGGCAGAAGTAGTGGGAGGGGTGCTCACCGGATCGATGGCTCTCGTGGCCGACGCGGTGCACATGCTGTCCGATGCGGCCGGGCTGACCATTGCGGTTGTCGCGGTGGTCGTCGGCAGGCGCGCGGCAACAGCGGCAGCGACCTACGGCTACCGCCGGGCTGAAGTGCTCGCGGCACTCCTCAATGCCACTGCGGTGCTAGCCATCTCCCTCTGGATCGTGGTGGAAGCGGTCCGCAGATTCGGTTCCGGGGCAGAGGTCGCAGCCGGTCCCATGATGATCGTCGCTGCCGTGGGGCTCGTGGCCAACGTAATATCCGCGCTTGTCCTGCAGCGACAACGAGCGCAATCGATAAACGTGGAAGGCGCTTTCCTCCACGTCATGATCGACATGCTCTCGTCCGTTGCGGTGTTGTGCGCCGGCGTCGTCATCGCGGTAACCGGCTTTCAGCGAGCTGACGCAATCGCCTCCTTTATTATCGCGGCGATGATCCTGCCTCGGGCGTGGCAGCTGATGCGTCAGGCGCTGCGGGTGCTGTTGGAACAAGTGCCTCACGGGTTCAATGAGGAAGAGGTCGGCCCCGCCCTACAAGCGATTCCAGGGGTGCAGAAGGTGCACGACTTGCACGTTTGGTCGTTGGATGGCGCGGGCGTTCTTGCCACGGCTCACCTCGTGGTCGACGACGACGTCCCGGCAGGCCCGGTTCTCGACAGCGCGCAGCACGCCCTCACGTTGCTAGGGATCCGTCATAGCACCATTCAGATTGAGGCCCCCGAGCACGGGGAGCATGAAGATGCGGAGAACGTGTGTTAA
- a CDS encoding CPBP family intramembrane glutamic endopeptidase — MRIKKFFSALPGAQSRRNLRWWDIGILTVILFGQPIMSSLGIFFASADVAGGAASTPTSASDFTSHDNLRALVQQALWLVIALVYLRVRNFDFRTLRFRPTWKGTAAGVGLFFAIGLLFDVSYWLFSAFTAAAAPEAPEATDAAAAAGSPLAHIDPSLLVYSAFNGFYEEFFFLGLCLAVAPRWRTAAFLYSLAVRVSFHTYQGLFSALFIGLAVGSIYYVVYRRVRGNNLYPLVFSHALADIFGASALAFLT, encoded by the coding sequence GTGAGAATCAAAAAGTTTTTCTCTGCGCTGCCGGGAGCACAGTCCCGCCGAAACTTGCGATGGTGGGACATCGGAATCCTTACTGTCATCTTGTTCGGGCAGCCCATCATGTCATCGCTTGGCATCTTTTTCGCGTCGGCCGACGTCGCCGGCGGGGCCGCGTCGACCCCGACGAGCGCCTCCGACTTCACCTCGCACGACAACCTCCGCGCACTCGTGCAGCAGGCACTGTGGCTTGTGATCGCGCTGGTGTACCTCCGGGTTCGAAACTTCGACTTCCGCACTCTCCGCTTCCGCCCGACGTGGAAAGGGACCGCCGCCGGCGTGGGGCTGTTTTTCGCGATTGGCTTGCTTTTCGACGTCTCGTACTGGCTCTTCTCCGCCTTCACCGCAGCTGCAGCACCGGAGGCCCCAGAAGCAACAGATGCAGCAGCCGCTGCGGGTTCCCCGCTCGCGCACATCGACCCCTCGCTGCTGGTGTATTCCGCGTTCAACGGTTTCTACGAGGAGTTCTTCTTCCTCGGGCTCTGCCTCGCGGTAGCACCACGCTGGCGAACGGCCGCGTTTCTCTACTCCCTTGCGGTCCGCGTGTCATTCCACACCTACCAGGGGCTTTTCTCTGCGCTCTTCATCGGTCTGGCCGTCGGGTCAATCTACTACGTGGTGTACCGCCGCGTGCGGGGCAACAACCTGTACCCGCTGGTGTTTAGCCACGCGCTCGCGGATATTTTCGGAGCCAGCGCACTCGCTTTCCTCACCTGA
- the ilvC gene encoding ketol-acid reductoisomerase translates to MAIDVFYDNDADLSIIQGKKVAVIGYGSQGHAHAQNLRESGVEVVIGLREGSKSASKAREAGFEVISNADAAAWADVIMLLAPDTSQAEIFKNDIEPNLKEGDALFFGHGLNIHFKLIEPADNVTVAMVAPKGPGHLVRRTFVDGKGVPALIAVDQDPTGTGRDLALSYASAIGGARAGVIPTTFEAETVTDLFGEQAVLCGGLESLILNGFEVLVEAGYEPEMAYFECLHELKLIVDLIYEGGISNMNYSVSDTAEFGGYLSGPRVVDAGAKDRMREILADIQSGEFTRRLVANVEGGNKELEGLREKVSSHPIEKTGAGLRQMMSWVQNPLTETA, encoded by the coding sequence ATGGCAATTGACGTCTTTTACGACAACGACGCGGATCTGTCCATCATCCAGGGCAAAAAGGTCGCCGTGATCGGCTACGGCTCTCAGGGGCACGCGCACGCTCAGAACCTGCGCGAATCCGGCGTCGAGGTCGTCATCGGCCTGCGCGAGGGCTCCAAGTCCGCAAGCAAAGCGCGGGAAGCTGGATTTGAGGTGATATCCAACGCCGACGCGGCAGCGTGGGCGGATGTCATCATGCTGCTCGCCCCCGACACCTCGCAGGCCGAGATCTTCAAAAACGACATTGAACCGAACCTGAAAGAGGGTGACGCTCTCTTCTTCGGCCACGGACTGAACATCCACTTCAAGCTCATCGAGCCGGCGGATAACGTCACCGTGGCAATGGTCGCGCCGAAGGGCCCCGGGCACCTCGTTCGCCGTACGTTCGTGGACGGCAAAGGCGTGCCGGCGCTCATCGCCGTCGACCAGGACCCGACCGGAACCGGTCGTGACTTGGCCTTGTCCTACGCCTCAGCCATTGGCGGAGCGCGGGCTGGCGTCATCCCGACGACGTTCGAAGCTGAAACGGTCACCGACCTGTTCGGTGAGCAGGCCGTCCTGTGCGGCGGCTTAGAAAGCCTCATTCTCAACGGTTTCGAGGTGCTCGTTGAAGCTGGCTACGAGCCCGAAATGGCCTACTTCGAGTGCCTTCACGAGCTCAAGCTCATCGTCGACCTCATCTACGAGGGAGGCATCTCGAACATGAACTACTCCGTGTCCGACACGGCCGAGTTCGGGGGTTACCTTTCCGGCCCGCGCGTTGTCGACGCGGGCGCCAAGGATCGCATGCGCGAGATCCTGGCCGACATCCAGTCCGGCGAGTTCACGCGCCGCCTCGTGGCTAACGTCGAGGGGGGCAACAAGGAACTCGAGGGGTTGCGCGAGAAGGTTTCGAGCCACCCGATCGAAAAGACCGGCGCGGGGCTGCGCCAGATGATGAGCTGGGTGCAAAACCCCTTGACCGAAACCGCCTAG
- the ilvN gene encoding acetolactate synthase small subunit yields MASEDTTRNILSVLVLDVDGIITRVTALFTRRGYNLVSLVSARTETEGINRLTIVVDATEYHIEQITKQLNKLIQVLKVLRLDDETTIARSLMLVKIDADNSNRPQVVDAANIFRARVVDVAPDSVVIEATGTPSKLRAFLDVMETFGIRELVQSGQVALNRGPKTLAPSK; encoded by the coding sequence ATGGCTTCCGAAGATACGACGCGCAACATCCTGTCTGTTCTTGTTCTCGACGTCGACGGCATCATTACCCGTGTTACCGCGCTGTTCACGCGCCGCGGGTACAACCTCGTCTCCCTTGTCTCCGCGCGCACGGAGACCGAGGGTATCAACCGCCTCACCATCGTCGTCGACGCAACCGAGTACCACATCGAGCAGATCACGAAGCAGCTGAACAAGCTCATTCAAGTGTTAAAAGTGCTGCGGCTTGACGACGAGACCACGATCGCGCGGTCTCTCATGCTCGTGAAGATCGACGCCGACAACTCGAACCGGCCGCAGGTCGTCGATGCCGCGAACATCTTCCGCGCGCGGGTCGTCGACGTGGCACCAGACTCCGTTGTCATCGAGGCCACGGGAACGCCCTCAAAGCTTCGCGCTTTCTTAGACGTCATGGAAACGTTTGGGATTCGCGAGCTTGTTCAGTCAGGCCAGGTCGCCCTCAACCGCGGGCCGAAGACGCTGGCGCCGTCCAAGTAG